Proteins from a genomic interval of Gadus macrocephalus chromosome 2, ASM3116895v1:
- the cdk21 gene encoding cyclin-dependent kinase 6 gives MAFHTENRSYELLAEIGEGAYGKVYKAREISAEQRLVAIKKLNFSGDPEGGVPPFMIREVALLRKLGHFNQPNIIKLLDVSAKLIAGGGMELGMVFEFVDQDLTSFISKAPCSGLGMDKIKDVMSQLLLGLDFLHCNLVVHRDLKPDNILISSRGEVKIADFGLARPYAFNMALTPVVVTLWYRPPEVLLGTTYMSSVDIWSAGCILAELFLLKPLFKGSTEIQQLQKIFEVIGIPSVEDWPKDSPIPYSSAWGSKRPQDTLLLPNLGPEENDLLAQCLAFKPTNRISAFQSLAHPFLM, from the exons ATGGCGTTTCACACTGAAAATCGGAGCTACGAGCTCCTTGCAGAAATAGGCGAAGGCGCCTATGGGAAGGTGTACAAGGCCAGGGAGATCAGTGCCGAACAGCGCCTCGTAGCGATCAAGAAGTTGAACTTCTCCGGAGACCCCGAGGGCGGTGTCCCTCCCTTCATGATTCGCGAGGTGGCGCTGTTGCGTAAGCTTGGCCACTTCAACCAACCCAACATAATAAA ATTGCTCGACGTATCTGCTAAACTAATTGCGGGCGGAGGCATGGAGCTTGGGATGGTATTTGAGTTTGTTGATCAGGACCTCACTTCATTCATCTCCAAGGCACCCTGCTCAGGACTGGGCATGGACAAGATCAAG gatgtgatgtcacagCTGCTGCTCGGTCTGGACTTCCTGCACTGCAACCTGGTGGTGCACCGGGACCTGAAGCCGGACAACATCCTCATCAGCAGTCGCGGGGAGGTGAAGATCGCAGACTTTGGACTGGCGCGCCCGTACGCCTTTAACATGGCCCTGACTCCTGTG GTGGTGACTCTGTGGTACCGGCCCCCGGAGGTTCTGCTCGGCACCACCTATATGTCATCGGTGGACATCTGGAGCGCCGGCTGCATCCTCGCCGAACTCTTCCTCCTCAA GCCGCTGTTCAAGGGATCCACCGAGATACAGCAGCTCCAAAAGATCTTCGA GGTGATCGGCATACCGAGTGTGGAGGACTGGCCGAAGGACTCCCCCATCCCCTACTCCAGCGCCTGGGGGTCCAAGAGGCCCCAGGACACCCTGCTGCTGCCCAACTTGGGGCCCGAGGAGAACGACCTCCTGGCT CAATGTCTGGCTTTTAAACCGACCAATCGGATCTCAGCTTTTCAGTCCTTGGCCCATCCCTTCCTGATGTGA